The following proteins come from a genomic window of Hyphomicrobiales bacterium:
- a CDS encoding DUF736 domain-containing protein has translation MAITLGTFTKLDDGVFTGTLKTLNVTAALTIVPIDKKSENAPDYRVYAGQRYEVGAAWSQVAKSSGETYLNLKIGAPEFGPNWVRARLVKLENPNGDGATHIALWEPRDR, from the coding sequence ATGGCCATCACCCTCGGCACCTTCACCAAGCTCGACGACGGCGTCTTCACGGGCACCCTCAAGACCCTCAACGTCACCGCCGCGCTCACCATCGTCCCCATCGACAAGAAGTCCGAGAACGCGCCCGACTATCGGGTCTATGCCGGCCAGCGCTACGAGGTCGGAGCGGCCTGGAGCCAGGTCGCGAAGTCGAGCGGCGAGACCTACCTGAACCTCAAGATCGGCGCGCCCGAGTTCGGGCCGAACTGGGTCCGGGCCCGGCTGGTCAAGCTCGAAAACCCCAACGGGGACGGCGCCACGCACATCGCGCTGTGGGAACCGCGCGACCGATAA
- a CDS encoding helix-turn-helix domain-containing protein, which produces MDDEIARANNAKKGSPFLNTDQAAHYVGLSRRTLEKMRTAGGGPRFRKHGRYVRYHIDDLDAWSAEHVKTSTSEPDRQRPAHPQSSGPRR; this is translated from the coding sequence ATGGATGACGAGATCGCCCGGGCCAACAACGCCAAGAAGGGCAGCCCGTTTCTGAACACCGACCAGGCCGCCCACTATGTCGGCCTGTCGCGCCGGACGCTCGAAAAGATGCGCACGGCCGGCGGCGGGCCGCGCTTTCGCAAGCATGGCCGCTACGTCCGCTATCACATCGACGACCTCGACGCATGGTCGGCCGAGCACGTCAAGACATCGACCTCGGAGCCCGACCGTCAGCGTCCCGCTCACCCTCAAAGTAGCGGGCCACGGCGATGA
- a CDS encoding S26 family signal peptidase, translating into MIFIRTDRRRRGRRCPRAVLALSLLGLGLIGLAALARPAPWLVWNASASAPIGLYRVLPGQPARGDLVLVHTPESVRQLAAERGYLPENVPLVKRIAALDGDIVCAAGDVISVNRRVVAERLARDRLGRPLPAWTGCQTLGPDDVFLLMEDVVGSFDGRYFGSVRRAAIIGRLAPLWIE; encoded by the coding sequence ATGATCTTCATACGTACCGACCGGCGCCGGCGCGGGCGTAGGTGCCCGCGTGCAGTCCTCGCCCTCTCTTTGCTCGGGCTCGGCCTGATCGGTCTCGCGGCACTCGCCCGACCGGCCCCGTGGCTGGTGTGGAACGCCAGCGCCAGCGCCCCCATCGGCCTCTATCGCGTCCTGCCGGGCCAGCCCGCCCGCGGCGATCTGGTGCTCGTCCACACACCGGAGTCCGTCCGGCAGCTCGCCGCCGAACGCGGCTATCTCCCGGAGAACGTCCCGCTGGTAAAGCGCATCGCGGCGCTCGACGGCGACATCGTCTGCGCTGCTGGCGATGTGATTTCCGTCAACCGCCGCGTCGTCGCCGAACGGCTGGCGCGCGACCGGCTCGGCCGCCCTCTGCCCGCCTGGACCGGCTGCCAGACTCTCGGACCGGACGATGTTTTCCTGCTGATGGAAGACGTCGTCGGCTCCTTCGATGGGCGGTATTTCGGGTCAGTGCGTCGTGCGGCAATCATCGGGAGGCTCGCGCCGCTATGGATCGAGTGA